The nucleotide window ATCCCGGCAAAGACAGTTGCTGACGTCTACAAGCAGAGGTGGCAGGTGGAGCTGTTCTTCAAGTGGATCAAGCAGCACCTGCGATTCAAGAAGTTTTACGGAACATCCGAAAATGCTGTTAAAAGCCAGATATGGGTCGGGCTCTGCATGTACCTGCTCGTGGCTATCGCCAAAAAACGACTCGGTATTCCGTGCTCGCTATACACTTTTCTACAGATTCTTGAGGTCAACTTATTCGAGAAAAAGCCCATTTCATCACTGGTTACAGAGGGTCTCAAGCAGAAAGCTGGCACTCTCGACTATAACCAGTTGAACTTATTCAATTATTAACCGGACAGTAGTGGGGCATGAGGGGAAAAACATCAGAAGCCTATCCTCATACCGCCCTCGAACCAGCGCCCCGGGGCAGGGTAGATATTAATCAGGTACTGGTCGTTGTTGAAGAGGTTGCGGCCGGAGAAGAACAGCTCCAGCGAGGTGTCCTCGCGTTTGAACAGCATGGCTCCCAGGTGCAGGTCCCACACCATTCCGCCGTAGCGGCCATTGTTGCTGGGATCAGCATTCCACCAGACATGGCGGCCGGTCAGCATCGCGCGCAGGCGCTGGTCGTCATAGCGCAGGGCCAGTTGCACGGTGTGGCGCGGCACATCCTTGACCTGGGAACCATCACTGGTTCGGGTGGTATCGACAAAGGTATAGCCGGCACCCAGGGAGGTGTGCAGGACCGGTGCGGTACGCATCTCCAGCTCGGTACCCAGGGCAATGCGCCGCTCGCTGGACCATGCTCCGCTTTGGGAGTCGCTGACGGCAATATTCCAGATTTCGTTGCGGAACAAGGTCCCTTTCAGCCAGAGCAGACCGATAGCGCTGCTCTCGATGCCGATCTGGGAGGTCCAAACCTTCTCGGACCCACGGTCCAGTTGCAGTGATCGCAGGCTATAACCGCGGGCGGTATAGCCCCGCAGCAGGGTGGTTTCCCCCAACTGCCAGGTAAACCCCAGGGAAGGGCTGAACTGGTCATCGTTACTTTGGGTACGGTCAAATCGTTCTCCGGCCGAAAGCGAGAGCGGCCCAAAACTGAGGGTATAGTTGAGATAGGTCCCCCAGCGGTTCACGGGACGATCCGGGAAATCCACCGGCAGCAGTGTCGAGTTGCAGGTGAGAGCAGCATGCTCATAATCGCCTCCAACAACCAGCAAGTTGTGTTCCGTCCGCCAGACCAGCTTGGCGCTGGCACCGGTGACGTCCTCATGGTTCTTAACGTCCTTCACGGTGGTTGCATCGCTCAGTCGGTCTACCAAAACATTTATTTCGCGTCCGGTGTAGCGGGTATTTAGTTCCAGTTCCAGGTCTTCCGACAACTGCCGATGATAGCCAAGAGTGGCATAGAAAAAGCGGACGCTATCGTTACCCTTCAGATTAAAAGCCGGTGAGGCGAATTCCCCGCGATTGGCCTGGATATAGGAAAAACTGCTGGTCAGGCTGCTACGGTTTGGCAGGTCCAGGATCAGCTTGGCATAGCCATTGCTCGATGACAGGGCATTGTTGGGGAAGAGGCCATTGGAGCCGAGGAAGCCGCCTGAGAGATAATAGCCGAGTCTGCCGGGAGTGCCGGAAAGCTCACCGCGGGTATCGGCGGTACCGTGTCCTCCGACTGAAACCAAAGCAGTACCGCCGACGGGACGTCCTTGTTCAGGATTTTTAGTAATGACATTGATCACTCCCCCCAAGGCCTGGCCCCAGGCAGTCGAGGCCGCCCCCTTGACAACTTCGATCCGTTCGATTTGCTGGACCGGCACCAATCCTACGTCGGGGAAATTGTCGGATAGGTTGTTGAGCGGTACCCCGTCCATCAGTACCAGCACATGGTTGAACTGGGAAGCCTGGATGAAGGTATACGCTACGCTTCCCACCCCGCCCCTCAAGTCGAGCTGCAGACCCGGAATGGTGACCAACACATCGGCCAGGGTATGGGCGTTGAGCGCCTCGATATCGGCGGCGGTCACCACGGTGACATTCTCGGGGGTACGCGAGAGCGGCTTGGCGGCCCTGCCGGTTGAGACCGACTGCCCCTGCCAGCCGTTGAACAGCTCGAGGGTTTCCTCGTCATCCCCCATAGCCCGGCCGGGGATCAAAAATGTGCTGGTTGCCAGCAGCAGCGCAGCGATATATGATCGGCACAAGAGGTTCATTGTCGGCACGGTAGCAAATTAGAGCTTGGCTTGTCCAGCAACTTGCAGTAGATCTAATGAGAGAAGGGGGGTGAGGCGGATGTGTCCCATGAGTGAAGAATTGGTTATATTGGAAGAAGGTTATGAGATGAGCGCGCAGGTATCCTGTTGTATTACGAGTATGACGATCTTCATGTAGTCCCTGCGGGCCCAGGGGGAGCTGCGGCTCCCCTTGAACTTATTTTCGAAGGACATCCATGGAGCTGTCTCGCTACACGAAAACTTACCCTCATCCGGACCAGCCGGAACGGGTGCTACTGTTCTCCACCCGACGTGGGGCACTGCTGCAGGTATCGCACGCACTACTGGAACGCATCCGGTGCAACGACCTGTCGGATAAAGAACGCGATACTCTGCTGCGCCTGGGCTTTCTGGTGGCGGACTGCGAGGCCGAGCGCGAGGAGGTGTTGGCTACCTTTACGCGCGTCAACCGTGACAGCCGACGGTTTACTGCCGTGGTCACCCTGACCCTGACATGCAACCTGGCTTGTCCGTACTGTTACGAAGACCCGTTCCGCGGTGACTTTACGATGAGCGAGGAGACCGCCGACCTGCTGGTGCAGCGGGTGACGGAACGGATGGCGTCCGGTCTGGACATTGTCATCGATTTCTATGGCGGAGAGGCGTTACTAGCCTTGCCGCTGCTGAAATCCATCGCTGAGCGGTTGAAATTGTTGGCCGGACAGCACGGGGTGGCTTTCGAATTCAATCTGGTGACCAACGGTACCCTGCTGAACCGCCCGACCGTGCGGGAACTGGCGGAGTTGGGGCTGAAAAAGGCCAAGTTGACCCTGGACGGTCCCCGCGAGATCCATGACCGACAGCGTCCGTTCGTCTCCGGACGGGGCAGTTTCGATGCGATCGTGGCCAATATCGCGGCTACCTGGGATCTTGTGGCGCTGCAGGTAGGAGGCAACTTCACCCGCGACAACTATCACCGTTTTCCGGAAATGCTGGACCATCTGTCGGGTGCGGGCATTACCCCGGACATGCTGCAGATGGTGGTCTTCGCGCCGGTCACCCCCAAGTCGGACGGTAGCGGCATCGGCGATTTCAGCGCCACCTGCGCCTGCTCGTCCGAACCCTGGCTGATCGAGGCCAGCCTGTACCTGCGAGAAGAGACTCTGCGGCGCGGCTTCAACGCCCCCAAACCGGCCCCAGCCGGTTGTATGATCGAATTCGCCAACGACCTGGTGGTTGGCTACGACGGCGGTCTCTACAAATGTCCGGCCTTCATGGGACAGGAAGAGTTGCGGATTGGTTCGCTGGCTGAAGGGGTCGGCGATTACCGCACTTCCCACGGCCTGGATGCCTGGAAGTGCGATGAGTGTCTGGCCTGTCCCTACCTGCCGCTCTGTTTCGGTGGTTGCCGCTTTCTGCGTCGGCTGGCCAGTGGAGCCATCGATGGTGTCGATTGCCGCCGCGAATTTTTCGATAAAACGCTCGAAAAAATGATCCGTCAGGATCTTGAGCTACGCGCTCCCCGGAAATAATCCCCTTACCTCTCTTCTTTTTCCCTGATTTTCGTCTGGTTTCAGATCGCCTATAATAAAATGTTACAGTCGGCTCAAAGCCGCTCCAGCAAAGGGCTCGGAGTGGTTTTGGTATTCAGGTGTAACAAAATGTTACACTCGGCTGAAAGCAAGGGCCAGGGCAGATTTGCGGCATGTTTTCCAAATCGACTGTAACGAAACGTTACACTCAAGGAACCGGTCGCCCTGCTCTGTTGCTTCAGCACGCTTTTCCTCTCCTGTCCCAGCCAATTTCCACACTTCGTTTCTACTGCCTCCTGAATCATTCTCTGTTTAATAAATTATATTTTTCAGTGAGTTATGTCTTTTGATCATCAGTGCCCTGTCGCATTGAACGACCTGGCCAGCGCAAAGAAAGGCATGATCTGGCAGGCCCTGCTTCAGTGCTCCTCAAAAGGAGTTGGCACTATCCATGTAATGGGTGGTAGCGGCATGACAACTATGAGGGAGAAATCATGAAGCAGCAGCATGACGATAGTTCGCGGGACACAGCCGGTGAAATCTCGTACGAGCATATCGAAGAGATCATCCTGGCGGCACTGCGCCTGCGCAATCTGCCGGTCGGGCAGATGGTCGATATCTCCCAGTTGCAGGAGGATTGTTTCAGCATCGGCTATTCCCCCCGCGAGCTGAGCCAGGGGCTTGTCCGGCTGCTGAGGCGCCGGTATTTGAGTCCCTGCCCGTGCGGCGAGCTGTCCTTCATGTTGACCCAGGAAGGGCACCGAGCGGGGGAGCAGGCATTGTTTTCACGACGCGATTGAACAGGACGGAACGTTTCGAAAAACAACGAGGAGAAGGAAATGCTCAGATTGGAAGATGTTCAGCGAAAACTGACGATTTTGCACAGCTACGACAAGGTGTTCAGGGGTAGCCCGGTAAGGCAGCTGTTGCCGCGATGTTGCGGCAAGCAGTTTGACATCGGCAAACTGCTGCAGATGGAGGTGAAGCAGATTACCGTGGAGGTGGAAGGGGACCAGGTGATGATGTTCGAAGTGGTATGTCCGGTGTGCGGTCGGGTAGTGCCGCCCGAATGGGAAATAAGGAAGAACGGAATCTGATCAGCTGCCTCTGTTCAATGAATCAATGAACACGAAAGGAGTACAGACAATGTCACGTAAAACTATCTGCCAGGAAATAGCCGCCATAATTGCCGACAATCAGCAGGAGATCATCTCCTCCTGGTACCAGCTGATCACCGACAAGGGGCAAATCATAGTGGCGACCATGGGAGAAGAGGAGATGAAATGCTTCATGCGCGACGGCATTTCCGCCTTTGCCAAGGCCCTGCACGCAGGGGAGGATTTCCGGGGAGAGGCCTACCGCGATGCGCGCGAGCTGCATACCAGGCTGAGTACGATCCTGGCCGCCAAAGGCGTTTCGCCGGCGGAGGTCGCCACCCTGGTCTTTTCCAAGAAGGATCCCATCAATACGGTGCTGCAGAAAGCCTATCCCCAGAAGGATAAACTGCTGGAGGCCATCAGTCTGGTAAACCGGGTGATCGACCAGGCCGGCCTGTATACCTTCGAGACCTTCACGGCCTCGCGGGAAGCGATCATAAAGGAACAGCAAAAAGCCCTGCTGGAGCTTTCCGCCCCGGTGGTCAAGGTATGGGAGAGGATCCTGATGATGCCGCTGATCGGCATTATGGACAGTGCACGGACCCAGCACATCATGGAGTCGCTCCTGACCGGGATCGAGGAGAACCAGGCCAAGGTGGCGATTCTCGATATCTCCGGCATTCCGGTGGTGGATTCCCTGGTCGCCAAGCATCTTTTCAGGACCGTAGCAGCAGCAAAGCTGATGGGGGCGGAGTGCATCATCACCGGCATACGCGCCAGGATCGCACAGACCATGATCCAGCTTGGAGTGGATCTGGCCTGGGTGACCACCAGGAACACCATGGCGGAAGGTCTGCGGGTTGCCCTGGATCTGACCGGACAGAGGTTTGTCTCCAAAGAGGTATAGGAACATGGACGAAGTCACCATCATCAAGGTCGGGGGAACCCTGGTCGTACCGATTCAGGTGGAACTGCACGACAAGGCCGCAATGAAGCTCCAGCAGAGCATCCTCAGGAAGATCGAGAAGAGCGGTGCCCAAGGGCTGCTCATAGATGTCTCGGCAGTATCGATCGTAGACAGTTTTCTCGGCCGGCTCCTGGGAGAAACCGCCAAGATGGCGCGGCTCATGGGAACCACTACGATACTGGTCGGGATGAGGAAAGAGGTCGTGCTCACCCTGGTGCAGTTGGGCATGACCCTTAATGATCTTTGCACCTCGCTCAATGTGGAAGAGGGGCTCCGTTTTCTGGACACGCTGCTTAGTGGAACTCCCCCCGCGGACGAGGGAGGAGCGGTATGAAAGGGAAAAGCGACGGGACAGTCGGATTTTCCATACAAAGCGATGAAGATGTGATTCTGGCCCGCCAGAAGGTGCGTTCCATGGCGCAGGAGCTGGGATTTTCCCTTCTGGATCAGACCAAGCTCGTCACGGCGGTCTCGGAATTGGCCAGGAATATCGTGGTCCACGCCGGCGAAGGAAGCATACGTGTCTTCCGGTTGGAGCAAGCGGGCAGAATCGGCCTGACTGTGCGGTGTGAGGACCATGGCCCCGGGATCCCTGATGTGGGACGCGCCATGCGTGAGGGATTCAGCACCGTCGGCTCTCTCGGGTTGGGACTGCCGGGCTCCAGGCGCCTGGTGGACGAGTTTCGCATTGACTCGGTACCCGGCAAGGGCACCATGGTCGAGGTGGTCAAATGGCTCTGAAAGAGCAGCGTATTCTGGTGTTTGTGGACAGCGACATCCTCAAGGTCCGCCGCCTGGCCAGAGAGGCGGCCCAGGAGGCCGGCTTCGACCAGATTGCATCCGGCGAGATCGAGATAGTTGCCTCCGAGCTCGCTACCAATCTTCTCAAACATCATGCCGTGGATGGAGAGATCGTCATAACCACGCTCAACTCTACCGGCCGGCAAGGGGTTGAGCTACGTTCGCTGGACCTTGGACCGGGAATACGGGATATCAGGACCGCTGTCCACGGCGGGGTCTCCACGGCCGGCGGATTGGGGATCGGACTCTCCGGGGTCAGGAGACTGATGGACGAGTTCTCCATCGAGTCTCAGCCTGGAGCGATGACATCGGTGGTCGCCAGAAAGTGGCTTCCTTCCAAGGATGACACACGGATGGGCTTTTCGGTCATCGCCAGACCCAAGCCGGGGGAGGATGTCTCCGGCGACGCCTATTTCATCAAACAGGGCCGCGACTATGTCTTCTTTACGGTGCTGGACGCTCTGGGGCATGGCCCGGAGGCTTTTGAAACGGGCCGGGTCTGCATGGCCGTCATCGAGGAAAATTACGACGCACCACTGCCCATGATCGCAGAGCTGTGCCACCAGGAACTGAAGGGCACCAGGGGAGCGGCCGTGGCCCTCTGCCGGATCGATTTTGCGGAATCGCGGCTGCGGCACCTGAGCATCGGCAATGTGGAGACCAGGGTCTACGGTACGAGCGTGCCGGTGCGCCCCTTCTGCTTCAACGGCACTCTGGGGATGTCCATGGAGCGCTACCAGGTCCGGGACTACCGTTGGGAGGAAGGTGCAACCATCATGATGTATTCGGACGGGATCTCCTTTCCGTGGGATGTTCAACCCGAGATGATAGCCGCATCTCCTCAGGTGGTCGCAGAGCAGGTTTTCAAGGCCTTTGCCGGGGACAACGACGATGCCACCGTGCTGGTGGGAAGGTGAGCCATGAACGAGAGTGAAATCCTTCGACGCTACAGCGCCCTGCTGTCGAACTTCCTCGGGCAGATGGAGGAGAAGGCTCTCTATGATGTGTCCGAGCTGGCCCGCGAACTGGTCAATGCCAAGATCGGCCCGGAGGTGCTGCTGGACATTCATTCCAAATGCCTGAGGGGCATCATCGCCGAACTCGATCCCAAGAGCGCCAGCAGAAAGGTGATGATCGCCAACGACCTGTTGCTGAACGGCATCATGACCTACACCCTCAGTTTCTACAGCGTCATGGAAACCCTGGGAGAGCAAAACCGGGAACTGGAACTTCGCAAGCAGGAAGCGGAAGCGGCCAGGCGGGATGCAGACGTTGCCAGCAAGGCCAAATCCGATTTCCTGGCCAACATGAGCCACGAACTGCGCACCCCCCTCAATTCGGTAATCGGTTTCTCGGAGGTTCTGCTGGATGAGCTGTTCGGCTCGCTCAACGAGAAGCAGAAAGTGTATGTGAACAACATCCTCGTGAGCGGCCGGCACTTGTTGAGCCTTATCAACGATATCCTCGACCTCTCCAAGGTGGAGGCGGGCAAGATGGAGCTGGAGCTCTCCCGCTTCCCCCTGCGGCAGTCCCTGCAGGGCGCGGTTGCCCTGCTCATGGAAAAGGCCCTCAAGCACGGCATAACCCTTTCGCTCTGGATTCCGCCGGAGGCGGACAGAGAGATCGAGGCGGACGAACGGAAACTGAAGCAGATCATGTTCAATCTTCTTTCCAATGCCGTCAAGTTCACACCGGAGGGGGGCAGCGTGCTGGTTTCGGCACACTGCGGCAATGGTGCGGACCGGGATATGCCGGATGCCGGCGGGGATTATGTGGCAGAGACTGGATCGGCTCCTGAGTTTGTCGAGATTTCGGTCACGGATACCGGTATCGGCATCCGCCCCGAAGACCTGAAAAAGCTGTTCATCGAGTTTACCCAGTTGGAATCCCCGTACGTGAAGAATCAGGAGGGAACGGGCCTCGGGCTGGCACTCACCAAGCGGCTTGTGGAGCTTCAGGGGGGAAGCATCCGGGTGGCAAGCGAATACGGCAGGGGGTGCACGTTCGCTTTTACCGTCCCATTACAGAGATGAAGAGGGAGGGGTCGTTGTGGGAAAAAAACTGCTTGTGGTGGACGATAACGATCTGAACCGTTACCTGCTGCGGGAGGTGCTGCACTATCACGGCTACGAGGTGATCGAGGCGGCCAACGGCGCGGAAGGGGTGGCACAGGCGCGGAACCACCATCCGGACCTGATTTTCCTGGACATCCAGATGCCGGTGATGAACGGCTTCACCGCCATAGCCACACTGCGGGGAGAGCCGGACATAGCGGGTGTCAAGATCATCGCCATTACCTCACTGGCCATGAACTGCGACCAGAGCACCATCATGGAGGCCGGGTTCGATGGCTATATCTCCAAGCCGTTCGATATTCGCGAGCTGCCTGAATGGGTGCGCATATGGCTCGGCACGTCCTAGAGATTTATACATAATGAGGTGCCCCACTCTCAGATCCTATCTTCGAGCATCTTTTGCCGACCTCCCCAACAACACGGAATCGGAGGCTCCATGAACAGCCGAATCCCCAGAATTCTCTGCGTTGACGACGAATCCCTCAACCTTGGCCTGTTGGAAGCCATACTCGTGCCGCGCGGCTACGACGTGATCTGTGTCGACAACGGTGCCGATGCCCTGGAAACGATCCGCAGGGAGCGGATCGACGTCCTGCTGCTGGATATGATGATGCCGGGTATGAACGGCTTCGAAGTCTGCAGCCGGATCAAGGCTGATGAATACCTTCGCAACATCCCGGTGGTCATGATCACGGCCTATGCCGCCAAAGAGAACCGCATCAAGGGGATCGAGGCCGGAGCCGAGGATTTCATCTCCAAACCCTTTGACACCGCCGAGGTGCTGGCGCGCATCGGCATGCTTATCCGGGTGAAAACCCTCAACGACCGGCTCACTTCCGCCTACAACAACATCGCAAGCCTGACACGGGTGGCGGAGGAGATCATCCCCACCTTCGATCCGTTCCACTTCAATTTCATGGACAACATTACCGGAATCATCCGGCGGGTAATCGCCAGATCACCCGACATGCCCGACAACCCGCAGATGGTGCTGCTGGGAATCAAGGGGGAGGAGGGCACCAGCCGCTGGTATCGCTACAGCTGCACCGGCGAAGATCTTTCCATTACCCTCCTGGCGGCCGACTTCGACCGTTTTCTGCAAGCACCGGGCGCGACGCCGCTGATCTGCTGCCACAACAGGTCCGATCCGCCGGGCCATGAACTGGCGGGATTTGCCGCATCCCTGGCCGATCTCTTCCTTGAGCCGGAGAATATCGTCATCTGCCGGTGCGACACCATCTCGCTCTGCGCGGTCAACTATGGCCGCGAGGTGACCATGTACGATGCCGAGGTGCTCAACAGCGTGGTCGCCCAGAGCCTCTTTCTCAAATCACTCTCCCATCAGGTCAAGGAAACCGAAGAGGCCTTCGTCTACACGGTTCACGCCCTTGCCAGGGCAGCCGAGGCCAATGATGAGGATACCGGCAACCATATCGTCCGGGTGGGGGAATACGGCGCCCTTCTTGCCCGGCAGCTGGGCATGTCCGACGACAAGGTGGAAATGATCCGTCTGCATTCGCGGATGCATGACGTGGGGAAGCTGCGCATCCCTGCGGCGCTCCTTTTGAAACCGGGCAAGTTCAGCGCTGCCGAGTACGAGATTATGAAGCAGCATACCGTGGAAGGGGCCAGGATCCTGGGAGAACACGTAAGACTGTCGCTGGCCGCGGAGATCGCCCTGACCCACCACGAGCGCTGGGACGGCAGCGGTTATCCGCGGGGACTGAAAGGTGAGGAGATTCCCTGGGGGGGCAGGATCACAACCCTGGCCGACCAGTACGACGCATTGAGAAATGCCCGTGTCTACAAACCGGCCATCGACCATGACACCACCTGCAGGATCATTCTCGGAGGCGACGGCAGGACCCTGCCCCAGCACTTCGATCCTTCGGTACTGAATGCCTTCAGGGCTCTTGCCGGAAAGTTTGAGGAGGTCTACGAACACCTTCACACACCATGAGCCTTTCAGGCCGGCAGAAGCGGGAGACGTTGCGGATTCCAGGACAGAGGTATGCACATGACAGCACAGGACAGCCGAGGCAGCAGGGCGTCGACCATTTTCATCGTTGATGATGATTCCGGCACGCAGCAATTGTTGGCCGACACCCTTTCCTACAAGGGATACGCGACCCGCTGCCTGTCCAGCGGAAGACTGGCATTGACTGCAGCCGCGGAAGATCCGCCCGACCTGATTCTGCTCGACGTCATGATGCCCGACATGGATGGCTTCGAGGTTTGCCGGCTCCTCAAGATGGATCAGGCCACACGGTTCATACCGGTGGTAATGGTAACCTCTTTCAACGAAAAGGCCATGCGTCTGAAAGGAATCGCCGCTGGAGCGGATGATTTCATCAGCAAGCC belongs to Geobacter sp. SVR and includes:
- a CDS encoding ATP-binding protein, whose amino-acid sequence is MNESEILRRYSALLSNFLGQMEEKALYDVSELARELVNAKIGPEVLLDIHSKCLRGIIAELDPKSASRKVMIANDLLLNGIMTYTLSFYSVMETLGEQNRELELRKQEAEAARRDADVASKAKSDFLANMSHELRTPLNSVIGFSEVLLDELFGSLNEKQKVYVNNILVSGRHLLSLINDILDLSKVEAGKMELELSRFPLRQSLQGAVALLMEKALKHGITLSLWIPPEADREIEADERKLKQIMFNLLSNAVKFTPEGGSVLVSAHCGNGADRDMPDAGGDYVAETGSAPEFVEISVTDTGIGIRPEDLKKLFIEFTQLESPYVKNQEGTGLGLALTKRLVELQGGSIRVASEYGRGCTFAFTVPLQR
- a CDS encoding STAS domain-containing protein encodes the protein MSRKTICQEIAAIIADNQQEIISSWYQLITDKGQIIVATMGEEEMKCFMRDGISAFAKALHAGEDFRGEAYRDARELHTRLSTILAAKGVSPAEVATLVFSKKDPINTVLQKAYPQKDKLLEAISLVNRVIDQAGLYTFETFTASREAIIKEQQKALLELSAPVVKVWERILMMPLIGIMDSARTQHIMESLLTGIEENQAKVAILDISGIPVVDSLVAKHLFRTVAAAKLMGAECIITGIRARIAQTMIQLGVDLAWVTTRNTMAEGLRVALDLTGQRFVSKEV
- the gptM gene encoding geopeptide radical SAM maturase, which translates into the protein MELSRYTKTYPHPDQPERVLLFSTRRGALLQVSHALLERIRCNDLSDKERDTLLRLGFLVADCEAEREEVLATFTRVNRDSRRFTAVVTLTLTCNLACPYCYEDPFRGDFTMSEETADLLVQRVTERMASGLDIVIDFYGGEALLALPLLKSIAERLKLLAGQHGVAFEFNLVTNGTLLNRPTVRELAELGLKKAKLTLDGPREIHDRQRPFVSGRGSFDAIVANIAATWDLVALQVGGNFTRDNYHRFPEMLDHLSGAGITPDMLQMVVFAPVTPKSDGSGIGDFSATCACSSEPWLIEASLYLREETLRRGFNAPKPAPAGCMIEFANDLVVGYDGGLYKCPAFMGQEELRIGSLAEGVGDYRTSHGLDAWKCDECLACPYLPLCFGGCRFLRRLASGAIDGVDCRREFFDKTLEKMIRQDLELRAPRK
- a CDS encoding ATP-binding SpoIIE family protein phosphatase: MALKEQRILVFVDSDILKVRRLAREAAQEAGFDQIASGEIEIVASELATNLLKHHAVDGEIVITTLNSTGRQGVELRSLDLGPGIRDIRTAVHGGVSTAGGLGIGLSGVRRLMDEFSIESQPGAMTSVVARKWLPSKDDTRMGFSVIARPKPGEDVSGDAYFIKQGRDYVFFTVLDALGHGPEAFETGRVCMAVIEENYDAPLPMIAELCHQELKGTRGAAVALCRIDFAESRLRHLSIGNVETRVYGTSVPVRPFCFNGTLGMSMERYQVRDYRWEEGATIMMYSDGISFPWDVQPEMIAASPQVVAEQVFKAFAGDNDDATVLVGR
- a CDS encoding STAS domain-containing protein, which codes for MDEVTIIKVGGTLVVPIQVELHDKAAMKLQQSILRKIEKSGAQGLLIDVSAVSIVDSFLGRLLGETAKMARLMGTTTILVGMRKEVVLTLVQLGMTLNDLCTSLNVEEGLRFLDTLLSGTPPADEGGAV
- a CDS encoding response regulator is translated as MGKKLLVVDDNDLNRYLLREVLHYHGYEVIEAANGAEGVAQARNHHPDLIFLDIQMPVMNGFTAIATLRGEPDIAGVKIIAITSLAMNCDQSTIMEAGFDGYISKPFDIRELPEWVRIWLGTS
- a CDS encoding response regulator gives rise to the protein MNSRIPRILCVDDESLNLGLLEAILVPRGYDVICVDNGADALETIRRERIDVLLLDMMMPGMNGFEVCSRIKADEYLRNIPVVMITAYAAKENRIKGIEAGAEDFISKPFDTAEVLARIGMLIRVKTLNDRLTSAYNNIASLTRVAEEIIPTFDPFHFNFMDNITGIIRRVIARSPDMPDNPQMVLLGIKGEEGTSRWYRYSCTGEDLSITLLAADFDRFLQAPGATPLICCHNRSDPPGHELAGFAASLADLFLEPENIVICRCDTISLCAVNYGREVTMYDAEVLNSVVAQSLFLKSLSHQVKETEEAFVYTVHALARAAEANDEDTGNHIVRVGEYGALLARQLGMSDDKVEMIRLHSRMHDVGKLRIPAALLLKPGKFSAAEYEIMKQHTVEGARILGEHVRLSLAAEIALTHHERWDGSGYPRGLKGEEIPWGGRITTLADQYDALRNARVYKPAIDHDTTCRIILGGDGRTLPQHFDPSVLNAFRALAGKFEEVYEHLHTP
- a CDS encoding TonB-dependent siderophore receptor; translated protein: MNLLCRSYIAALLLATSTFLIPGRAMGDDEETLELFNGWQGQSVSTGRAAKPLSRTPENVTVVTAADIEALNAHTLADVLVTIPGLQLDLRGGVGSVAYTFIQASQFNHVLVLMDGVPLNNLSDNFPDVGLVPVQQIERIEVVKGAASTAWGQALGGVINVITKNPEQGRPVGGTALVSVGGHGTADTRGELSGTPGRLGYYLSGGFLGSNGLFPNNALSSSNGYAKLILDLPNRSSLTSSFSYIQANRGEFASPAFNLKGNDSVRFFYATLGYHRQLSEDLELELNTRYTGREINVLVDRLSDATTVKDVKNHEDVTGASAKLVWRTEHNLLVVGGDYEHAALTCNSTLLPVDFPDRPVNRWGTYLNYTLSFGPLSLSAGERFDRTQSNDDQFSPSLGFTWQLGETTLLRGYTARGYSLRSLQLDRGSEKVWTSQIGIESSAIGLLWLKGTLFRNEIWNIAVSDSQSGAWSSERRIALGTELEMRTAPVLHTSLGAGYTFVDTTRTSDGSQVKDVPRHTVQLALRYDDQRLRAMLTGRHVWWNADPSNNGRYGGMVWDLHLGAMLFKREDTSLELFFSGRNLFNNDQYLINIYPAPGRWFEGGMRIGF
- a CDS encoding anti-sigma regulatory factor, which codes for MKGKSDGTVGFSIQSDEDVILARQKVRSMAQELGFSLLDQTKLVTAVSELARNIVVHAGEGSIRVFRLEQAGRIGLTVRCEDHGPGIPDVGRAMREGFSTVGSLGLGLPGSRRLVDEFRIDSVPGKGTMVEVVKWL